A window from Archangium lipolyticum encodes these proteins:
- a CDS encoding aldo/keto reductase family oxidoreductase: protein MTHRHISGSYRIGTHTVRRVGYGAMQLAGPGVFGPPKDRKAAVAVLQEAIAQGVDHIDTSDIYGPHVTNQIIREALHPYRDGLLIATKVGAVRGPNGSWEPAFSTADLERAVHDNLRNLGLDVLDVVNFRAMFSVEGPAEGSIEAPLTALAELQQRGLIRHIGLSNVTPTQVAEGRKIAEIVCVQNHYNLTHRRDDALIDELAARGTAYVPYFPLGGFTPLQSSALNDVAARLGATPMQVALAWLLRRSPNVLLIPGTSSVTHLRENLASAALTLSAEDMDTLNRLAERT from the coding sequence GTGACCCACAGGCACATCTCAGGCAGCTATCGCATCGGCACCCACACCGTTCGCCGTGTGGGTTACGGCGCAATGCAGCTCGCAGGCCCCGGCGTCTTCGGCCCGCCCAAGGACCGCAAGGCAGCGGTCGCCGTGCTGCAAGAGGCCATCGCCCAGGGCGTCGACCATATCGACACCAGTGACATCTACGGCCCCCACGTGACCAACCAGATCATCCGTGAGGCGCTGCACCCGTATCGCGACGGTCTGCTGATCGCCACGAAGGTTGGCGCGGTGCGCGGTCCCAACGGTTCGTGGGAGCCTGCGTTCTCGACCGCTGACCTCGAGCGCGCCGTCCACGACAACCTGCGCAATCTCGGGCTCGATGTGCTCGATGTCGTGAACTTCCGTGCGATGTTCAGCGTCGAGGGCCCGGCTGAAGGCTCGATCGAGGCGCCGCTCACCGCGCTCGCGGAGCTTCAGCAGCGCGGCCTCATCCGCCACATCGGATTGAGCAACGTCACGCCGACGCAGGTCGCCGAGGGTCGCAAGATCGCCGAGATCGTCTGCGTGCAGAACCACTACAACCTGACGCACCGGCGTGACGACGCCCTGATCGACGAGCTCGCCGCCAGGGGTACGGCCTACGTGCCGTACTTCCCGCTGGGCGGGTTCACGCCGCTGCAGTCGAGCGCGCTGAACGACGTGGCCGCGCGGCTGGGCGCGACACCCATGCAGGTTGCGCTGGCCTGGCTCCTGCGCCGGTCCCCCAACGTGCTTCTCATCCCAGGCACGTCGTCGGTCACACACCTCAGGGAGAACCTCGCAAGTGCCGCGCTCACCCTGAGCGCTGAGGACATGGACACCTTGAACCGTCTTGCCGAGCGGACTTGA
- a CDS encoding inositol monophosphatase family protein: protein MEQPSVRELQPIIDAVRLACELCRRVQSSEAGVTRKSDASPVTIADYGAQALLCRAIRRHFPEDGVIAEEGGEAFLSVPQAEREQILRLVGRLLGEQVGEEDFVRWLDHGRGVRSDRVWVIDPIDGTEGFVHGRAYAVCVGTLVEGEPRDGIIGAPVSPLDEGGTLFYTDGGGAWSELLAGGEPRPLHVSDRADPPSLRIVESYVMGRRSREIADRVYTEAGLDARRIKRYDGMVKYALLAAGAADLYVRGPRDPRKNPHKLWDHVAGTALVRAAGGQVTGLDGRAVDFSQGTELRTPGLLVSNGRVHMRLVEAMERVAGEEWGFLAHPH, encoded by the coding sequence ATGGAGCAGCCGAGCGTGCGAGAGCTACAACCCATCATCGACGCGGTCCGGCTCGCGTGTGAGCTATGCCGCCGGGTCCAGTCTTCCGAGGCCGGAGTCACCCGCAAGAGCGACGCCAGTCCCGTCACCATCGCGGACTATGGCGCGCAGGCCCTGCTGTGCCGCGCCATCCGACGCCACTTCCCCGAGGACGGCGTCATCGCCGAGGAGGGCGGCGAGGCCTTCCTCTCCGTGCCCCAGGCCGAGCGGGAGCAGATTCTCCGGCTGGTGGGAAGGTTGCTCGGTGAACAGGTGGGCGAGGAGGACTTCGTCCGCTGGCTCGACCACGGGCGCGGCGTGCGCTCGGACCGCGTCTGGGTCATCGACCCCATCGACGGTACCGAGGGCTTCGTCCACGGGCGCGCGTATGCCGTGTGCGTGGGGACGCTGGTGGAGGGCGAGCCCCGGGATGGCATCATCGGCGCGCCGGTGTCGCCGCTGGACGAGGGCGGGACGCTCTTCTACACGGATGGAGGTGGCGCCTGGTCCGAGCTGCTCGCCGGGGGTGAGCCGCGCCCGCTGCACGTGTCCGACCGCGCGGATCCCCCGAGCCTCCGCATCGTGGAGAGCTACGTCATGGGCCGGCGCTCGCGGGAGATCGCGGACCGGGTGTACACGGAGGCGGGGCTCGATGCGCGGCGCATCAAGCGCTACGACGGCATGGTGAAGTACGCGCTGCTGGCGGCCGGGGCGGCGGACCTGTACGTGCGAGGGCCGAGGGATCCGCGGAAGAACCCGCACAAGCTGTGGGACCACGTGGCGGGGACGGCGCTGGTGCGCGCGGCGGGTGGGCAGGTGACGGGGCTGGACGGCCGGGCGGTGGACTTCTCGCAGGGCACGGAGCTGCGCACCCCGGGGCTGCTCGTCAGCAACGGGCGCGTCCACATGCGCCTCGTCGAGGCCATGGAGCGCGTGGCCGGCGAGGAGTGGGGCTTCCTGGCTCACCCCCACTGA
- a CDS encoding enoyl-CoA hydratase/isomerase family protein produces MNTDVLLETRGPLGLVTLNRPKALNALDLGMIRALHPALEAWAKEPSVKAVVIRGAGGRAFCAGGDVRAVAASLGSPAPEGQEPLSRSFFREEYRLNHLIHHYPKPFVALVDGISMGGGLGLSVHGSHRVVTERLVLAMPETAIGLFPDVGGGWFLPRFPGEAGTYLGLTGVRSNAADAMWLGYGTQHVTHDKLDAVVDALAAADWSAGAARDVATRVLSGFATEPGPSPLSAHRETIDRCFSKDRMEDILAALEAEHTPWAEETRATLGRMSPTSLKVTLRQLRLCRSRPYDEVVTVEYRLSQHCTALPDFREGIRAVLVDKDNRPKWNPPTLAEAREADVEACFAPLGDRDLVVTASR; encoded by the coding sequence ATGAACACGGACGTGCTGCTGGAGACGCGGGGCCCCCTGGGCCTGGTGACGCTCAACCGCCCGAAGGCGCTCAACGCGCTCGACCTGGGGATGATCCGCGCGCTGCACCCGGCGCTGGAGGCCTGGGCGAAGGAGCCCTCGGTGAAGGCCGTGGTGATTCGTGGCGCTGGTGGCCGCGCGTTCTGCGCTGGCGGTGACGTGCGCGCCGTGGCCGCCTCGCTGGGCTCGCCCGCCCCCGAAGGGCAGGAGCCACTCTCGCGCTCCTTCTTCCGCGAGGAGTACCGGCTCAACCACCTCATCCACCACTACCCCAAGCCGTTCGTCGCGCTCGTGGATGGCATCAGCATGGGTGGAGGGCTCGGGCTGTCCGTGCACGGCTCGCACCGCGTCGTCACCGAGCGGCTCGTGCTCGCCATGCCCGAGACGGCGATTGGACTGTTCCCCGACGTGGGTGGTGGCTGGTTCCTCCCGCGCTTTCCGGGCGAGGCCGGCACGTACCTCGGGCTCACGGGAGTCCGGAGCAATGCCGCGGATGCGATGTGGCTCGGGTACGGCACGCAGCACGTGACGCACGACAAGCTGGATGCCGTGGTGGACGCGCTCGCGGCGGCGGATTGGAGCGCGGGGGCCGCGCGCGACGTGGCCACGCGGGTGCTGTCCGGCTTCGCCACCGAGCCCGGGCCCTCGCCGCTGAGCGCGCACCGCGAGACCATCGACCGGTGCTTCTCGAAGGACCGCATGGAGGACATCCTCGCGGCGCTCGAGGCCGAACACACGCCGTGGGCCGAGGAGACGCGGGCCACGCTGGGGCGCATGTCACCCACGAGCCTGAAGGTGACGCTGCGCCAGTTGCGGCTGTGTCGGAGCAGGCCCTACGACGAGGTCGTCACCGTGGAGTACCGGCTGAGCCAGCACTGCACCGCGCTGCCGGACTTCCGCGAGGGCATCCGCGCCGTGCTCGTGGACAAGGACAACCGCCCGAAGTGGAACCCGCCCACCCTGGCCGAGGCGCGTGAAGCGGACGTGGAGGCGTGCTTCGCACCACTCGGGGACAGGGACCTGGTGGTGACCGCGTCGCGGTGA
- a CDS encoding AAA family ATPase: MSSFPVKASTTERAAPVRVLVSRLADNLERVIRGKREALELVLCSVAAGGHVLLEDVPGTGKTTLAKALALSIGGSFKRVQFTPDLLPTDIVGSSIFNPQEGTFRFREGPLFANVLIADEINRASPRTQSALLEALSEGQVTVDGQSHVLAPPFLCIATQNPVEFHGTYPLPEASLDRFAVQLSLGYLPEGEERTLLMTRSGPPPLEGMKPVCTVAEVTELQRQVQEVKLEESVADYLLRIVQATRGHPSIRLGVSTRGALVYGRMARARALMQGRDYVLPEDLKALGVSVLAHRLVLDTRARYAGADKQALTKDLIGSVPVPR; this comes from the coding sequence ATGTCATCGTTCCCCGTGAAGGCGTCCACCACCGAGCGTGCGGCTCCGGTGCGCGTGCTGGTGTCCCGGCTGGCCGACAACCTGGAGCGCGTCATCCGGGGCAAGCGTGAGGCGCTGGAGCTGGTGCTGTGCTCGGTGGCGGCCGGAGGGCACGTGCTGCTGGAGGACGTGCCGGGCACGGGGAAGACGACGCTGGCGAAGGCGCTGGCGCTGAGCATCGGCGGCAGCTTCAAGCGGGTGCAGTTCACGCCGGATCTGCTGCCCACGGACATCGTCGGCTCGTCCATCTTCAATCCGCAGGAGGGCACGTTCCGCTTCCGCGAGGGGCCGTTGTTCGCCAACGTGTTGATCGCCGATGAGATCAACCGGGCCTCGCCGCGCACGCAGTCGGCGCTGCTGGAGGCGCTGAGCGAGGGGCAGGTGACGGTGGACGGGCAGTCGCACGTGCTGGCGCCGCCGTTCCTGTGCATCGCGACGCAGAACCCGGTGGAGTTCCACGGCACGTACCCGCTGCCGGAGGCGTCACTGGACCGGTTCGCGGTGCAGCTGTCGCTGGGGTACCTGCCGGAGGGCGAGGAGCGGACGTTGCTGATGACGCGCTCGGGGCCGCCGCCGCTGGAGGGGATGAAGCCGGTGTGCACGGTGGCGGAGGTGACGGAGCTGCAGCGGCAGGTGCAGGAGGTGAAGCTGGAGGAGTCGGTGGCGGACTACCTCTTGAGGATCGTACAGGCGACGCGGGGGCACCCGAGCATCCGGCTGGGCGTGTCGACACGCGGGGCGCTGGTGTACGGGCGGATGGCGAGGGCGAGGGCGCTGATGCAGGGGCGGGACTACGTGCTGCCGGAGGACCTCAAGGCGCTGGGAGTGTCGGTGCTGGCGCACAGGCTGGTGCTGGATACGCGGGCCCGCTACGCGGGCGCGGACAAGCAAGCGCTCACGAAGGACCTCATCGGCTCCGTACCGGTGCCGCGCTGA
- the sitI6 gene encoding SitI6 family double-CXXCG motif immunity protein: MKFYRIQGDKAPRYTGNLNAAHKWGLPGSEPCPICGLRGGSTAVVYPSVDLSILPEEEQKKLSDPRPVPYEEFVRLRELVRPLAPPGAVLKTGTEFGPLTGTATGHFGQLFMQNPWSLYVRREALEKLRAAGVRGLHGCPLNVRFRQKNHPELLDMQLELRGRFHPDCLPPNREPPCPSCGLDKGYKLPQPPILATASLPEDLDVFRLADWSTLIIASERLVDAVKRLELDGVVFQELETR; encoded by the coding sequence ATGAAGTTCTATCGGATTCAGGGTGACAAGGCGCCGCGGTACACGGGCAACCTGAACGCCGCGCACAAATGGGGGTTGCCCGGCAGCGAGCCGTGCCCCATCTGCGGCCTCCGCGGCGGCAGCACAGCAGTCGTATACCCGAGCGTGGACCTCTCCATCCTGCCGGAGGAGGAGCAGAAGAAGCTGTCCGACCCGCGGCCCGTGCCGTACGAAGAGTTCGTCCGGCTGCGCGAGTTGGTGCGCCCACTGGCCCCTCCTGGTGCCGTACTGAAGACAGGAACGGAGTTCGGCCCGCTGACGGGAACGGCCACTGGCCACTTCGGTCAGCTGTTCATGCAGAACCCCTGGTCGCTCTATGTGCGCCGCGAAGCGCTGGAAAAACTGCGAGCCGCCGGGGTACGTGGCCTTCACGGATGCCCGCTCAACGTGCGCTTCCGGCAGAAGAACCATCCGGAGTTGCTGGACATGCAACTCGAGCTGCGCGGCCGCTTCCACCCCGACTGCCTCCCCCCGAATCGCGAGCCTCCGTGCCCCTCCTGTGGTCTCGACAAGGGCTACAAACTTCCGCAGCCGCCCATCCTCGCAACCGCCTCGCTCCCAGAGGACCTGGACGTATTCCGGCTGGCGGACTGGTCCACGCTCATCATCGCCAGTGAGCGCCTGGTGGACGCGGTGAAGCGGCTGGAGCTGGACGGGGTGGTGTTCCAGGAGTTGGAGACTCGCTGA
- a CDS encoding transglutaminase TgpA family protein — protein MREPQGPISRGARLIELMPVFAALVLHAVSHGRWLVCAPAMVGMLWAVLAGVRLDYTPARLLLAGALGFAVGVVMLGVSVPPTAPFPPSIFGPVCGALVGLCVLCGLGRNRYYAWTYACLLVALSMRVRALPGMAWVLGAVVLSVLLVAFVEGGFLRTGLRGAVGFGVFTVLLVGLGLLLARTVEASEGVLMEAVYRMTSGTGSGGGSEFQSQVDIRSISRIPRGSERALLVVSGAKPERLRMRVFDEFDGERWTTSEALAKERLMLPSGGAGEERLLALTVLAPLGAWLPAPAGTRGVDGARPEVQGGWVMKAEGLEGTALVLRAGPEERLPPEAAPGESLTVLPEALKVELRPLAETLTGKARTAREKAEALEAYFHHHFEYSLDVNLKGEGSPLAVLVREKRAAYCTYFASAMAALLRTQGVPARVVGGFAPEERNTLTGATLVRERDAHAWVEVYLADEGRFVAFDPTPWRSRDEALGLTQGPPGLLGNIVGAVGTFFRKLGAAVRYHPMEQLRAVGSSPVFWALLTVGALWRWWRGRRTGGRVKAGRRAMDTRDAKLAAAYARYLRTLKRRAGLVPAPSETDDELLSRLRAARGDAVADVAAEFLAHYREARYRGGLGDAVAWGALVERLDTELREAPPRAG, from the coding sequence ATGAGAGAGCCTCAGGGCCCCATCTCCCGAGGAGCACGGCTCATCGAGCTGATGCCGGTGTTCGCGGCGCTCGTGCTGCACGCGGTGTCACATGGCCGGTGGCTCGTGTGCGCGCCCGCGATGGTGGGAATGCTGTGGGCGGTGCTGGCGGGCGTGCGGCTCGACTACACACCGGCGCGATTGCTGCTCGCGGGTGCCCTGGGCTTCGCGGTGGGTGTGGTGATGCTCGGGGTGAGCGTGCCGCCGACGGCGCCCTTCCCGCCCTCCATCTTCGGTCCGGTGTGCGGGGCGCTGGTGGGGTTGTGCGTGCTGTGCGGGCTGGGCCGTAACCGCTACTACGCGTGGACGTACGCGTGTCTGCTGGTGGCGCTCAGCATGCGGGTGCGAGCCCTGCCGGGCATGGCGTGGGTGCTGGGCGCGGTGGTGCTGAGCGTGCTGCTGGTCGCCTTCGTCGAGGGCGGCTTCCTCCGCACGGGTCTCCGGGGCGCGGTGGGCTTTGGCGTCTTCACAGTGCTGCTGGTGGGGCTGGGGCTGCTGCTGGCGCGCACCGTGGAGGCCAGCGAGGGCGTGCTGATGGAGGCGGTGTACCGGATGACGAGTGGCACGGGCTCCGGGGGTGGCTCGGAGTTCCAGTCGCAGGTGGACATCCGTTCCATCTCCCGCATCCCCCGAGGCTCCGAGCGGGCGCTGCTGGTGGTGTCCGGCGCGAAGCCCGAGCGGCTGCGCATGCGGGTGTTCGACGAGTTCGATGGCGAGCGGTGGACGACCTCGGAGGCGCTGGCGAAGGAGCGGCTGATGCTGCCCTCGGGAGGCGCGGGGGAGGAGCGTTTGCTGGCGCTCACGGTGCTGGCGCCCCTGGGCGCGTGGCTGCCGGCCCCGGCGGGAACGCGCGGGGTGGACGGCGCGCGTCCCGAGGTGCAGGGCGGCTGGGTGATGAAGGCCGAGGGACTGGAGGGCACCGCGCTCGTGCTGCGTGCGGGCCCGGAGGAGCGCCTGCCGCCGGAGGCCGCGCCCGGGGAGTCGCTCACCGTGCTTCCGGAGGCGCTGAAGGTGGAACTGCGCCCGCTGGCGGAGACGCTCACCGGGAAGGCGCGCACGGCGCGCGAGAAGGCGGAGGCGCTGGAGGCGTACTTCCACCACCACTTCGAGTACTCGCTGGACGTGAACCTGAAAGGGGAGGGCAGCCCGCTGGCGGTGCTGGTGCGGGAGAAGCGCGCGGCGTACTGCACGTACTTCGCGAGCGCGATGGCGGCGCTGCTGCGCACGCAGGGGGTGCCGGCGCGGGTGGTGGGGGGCTTCGCGCCCGAGGAGCGCAACACGCTCACCGGGGCCACGCTGGTGCGAGAGCGGGACGCGCACGCCTGGGTGGAGGTGTACCTCGCGGACGAGGGGCGCTTCGTGGCCTTCGACCCGACGCCGTGGCGGAGCCGGGACGAGGCGCTCGGGCTGACACAGGGGCCACCGGGGTTGCTCGGAAATATCGTGGGCGCGGTGGGCACCTTCTTCCGGAAGCTGGGGGCGGCGGTGCGCTACCACCCGATGGAGCAGCTCCGGGCGGTGGGAAGCTCGCCGGTGTTCTGGGCGCTCCTCACGGTGGGGGCACTGTGGCGGTGGTGGCGGGGCCGGCGGACGGGCGGCCGGGTGAAGGCCGGGCGGAGGGCGATGGACACGCGGGACGCGAAGCTCGCGGCGGCCTATGCGCGCTACCTGAGGACGCTGAAGCGGAGGGCGGGCCTGGTGCCAGCGCCCTCGGAGACGGACGACGAGCTGTTGTCGCGGTTGCGCGCGGCGCGAGGGGACGCGGTGGCGGACGTGGCGGCCGAGTTCCTCGCGCACTACCGCGAGGCGCGCTACCGGGGTGGGCTTGGCGATGCAGTCGCGTGGGGCGCGTTGGTGGAGCGGCTGGACACGGAACTGCGCGAAGCTCCACCTCGAGCGGGATAG
- the sitA6 gene encoding SitA6 family polymorphic toxin lipoprotein gives MRKPRLPLFPRWLSLAALLLSGCGTTSPASRAWVDAAQDEARECDNPDADQCVLLACDGEQGECGIFRCADVDPEAVTHAPLAHGAELARGGSYSRPPFRAPGTSRNWRRTGLRDGARPRLTFHFRYREGFLPAFPRLEGKLVKHHLFPQASDLAAWFVQNGINPHEWTMVIPEHVHLRIHRGGGRGGAWNEAWRKFRDANLEREVSPTELLAKAFELAYRFDIVGPIVPYGHTLVPPGPQLFAP, from the coding sequence ATGAGGAAACCCCGCTTGCCCCTGTTCCCGCGCTGGCTGAGCCTCGCCGCGCTGTTGCTGTCCGGGTGCGGTACGACGTCTCCGGCCTCACGCGCCTGGGTGGATGCAGCGCAAGACGAGGCCCGTGAGTGCGACAACCCGGACGCGGACCAGTGCGTCCTCCTGGCTTGCGATGGCGAGCAAGGCGAGTGCGGCATCTTCCGTTGTGCGGACGTGGACCCGGAGGCGGTGACGCACGCGCCCCTGGCCCACGGCGCGGAACTGGCGCGGGGAGGCTCCTACTCTCGCCCGCCCTTTCGCGCCCCTGGAACCTCTCGCAATTGGAGGCGCACGGGACTGCGGGACGGTGCACGGCCACGGCTGACGTTCCACTTCCGCTACCGCGAGGGCTTCCTCCCCGCCTTCCCCAGACTCGAAGGCAAGCTGGTCAAACACCACCTCTTCCCCCAGGCGTCGGACCTCGCGGCATGGTTCGTGCAAAATGGCATCAATCCTCACGAGTGGACGATGGTCATCCCGGAGCACGTGCACCTGCGCATCCACAGGGGCGGAGGGCGCGGCGGCGCTTGGAATGAGGCCTGGCGCAAGTTTCGGGATGCCAACCTCGAACGCGAGGTTTCACCCACGGAGCTCCTGGCCAAGGCCTTCGAGCTGGCCTACCGTTTCGACATCGTCGGGCCCATCGTGCCTTATGGTCACACGCTCGTCCCGCCCGGTCCCCAGCTGTTCGCCCCATGA
- a CDS encoding LysR family transcriptional regulator, giving the protein MDELADLTAFLTVAREGGFRSAARVAGSSASRMGDAVRRLEARLGVRLLHRTTRSVTPTDAGARLLERLAPALSEVRSALDVVNDFRDRPAGRLRLNVPIAAARLVLPRIVPPFLAKYPDICLEVIAEERLVDVVAEGYDAGIRYEERLAQDMVAVPIGPRVQRFAAAASPAYLARRGRPKHPRELMDHACLGGRFASGPLHAWEFECDGVTLSVDPKGPLIVGLGTTTDLAVDAAVAGTGILYDFEDWLRPFIDRGELEPVLESWWPSFPGPFLYYPGRHHLPTPLRAFIDFVRSMQP; this is encoded by the coding sequence ATGGATGAGCTCGCTGATCTCACGGCATTCTTGACGGTCGCTCGCGAGGGCGGATTCCGCAGCGCTGCTCGCGTGGCGGGCAGCAGCGCTTCGCGCATGGGAGACGCTGTCCGTCGGCTGGAGGCCCGGCTCGGCGTTCGGTTGCTCCATCGAACCACGCGCAGCGTGACGCCGACGGACGCAGGGGCTCGGCTGCTCGAGCGGCTCGCGCCTGCGCTCAGCGAGGTGCGCTCGGCGTTGGACGTGGTCAACGACTTCCGCGACCGACCCGCGGGACGCCTGCGGCTCAACGTACCGATCGCGGCAGCGCGGCTCGTGCTGCCGCGCATCGTGCCGCCGTTCCTCGCGAAGTACCCCGACATTTGTCTGGAGGTGATCGCCGAGGAGCGCCTCGTCGACGTGGTGGCCGAGGGCTATGACGCGGGCATCCGCTACGAAGAGCGGCTCGCGCAGGACATGGTGGCGGTTCCGATCGGTCCTCGCGTCCAGCGATTCGCGGCAGCCGCCTCGCCCGCCTACCTCGCTCGTCGTGGGCGCCCCAAACATCCGCGCGAACTCATGGACCATGCTTGCCTGGGGGGGCGGTTCGCCAGTGGCCCGCTGCATGCGTGGGAGTTCGAATGCGACGGAGTGACTCTCAGCGTCGATCCGAAGGGACCGCTGATTGTCGGCCTTGGCACGACCACCGACCTCGCAGTGGATGCTGCCGTGGCTGGCACCGGGATCCTCTACGACTTCGAGGATTGGCTTCGTCCCTTCATCGACCGAGGCGAACTTGAACCCGTGCTCGAATCATGGTGGCCGAGCTTCCCAGGGCCGTTTCTCTACTACCCCGGCCGTCACCACCTCCCGACGCCGCTGCGTGCGTTCATTGACTTCGTCAGATCGATGCAGCCCTGA
- a CDS encoding DUF58 domain-containing protein, producing MARRRRWSFFMPAEEHGFIRFLQDRYNGLLTPVGRVVLWAALASALLLLGGLVAPLILFFSFSVSALVAATVVGAPFRPRVSLTRLLPPPVSAGDTLTYRVRVENTGRRTVRHIAVEERDLPPELRAVGEPPVIDSLAPGERTEVALRLRCSTRGVYQVGALQAASLFPSALVKWPRRSSVKDRLLVYPRFTPLESLEVPHGRNYQPGGIAVASQVGDSTEFFGTRDWHEGDRTRDIHWPSFARTGRLVVKEFQEEFFVRLALVLDVQSRSAKEDVLLEQALSLAAGMADVLARQEYIIDLFAAGPQVFHFQAGRALAHFEHILEILAALEPGDQLDMEALEAALLPQSSQLSAVIFVVMDWEPSRAALVEKLKANGVAVRVLSVRPDRKPVGLAPDEVVALS from the coding sequence ATGGCCCGACGTCGCCGCTGGTCCTTCTTCATGCCGGCCGAGGAGCACGGGTTCATCCGTTTCCTCCAGGACCGGTACAACGGCCTGCTCACCCCCGTGGGGCGCGTGGTGCTGTGGGCGGCGCTGGCCTCGGCGTTGTTGCTGCTCGGCGGGCTCGTCGCGCCACTCATCCTCTTCTTCTCCTTCTCCGTCTCCGCGCTGGTGGCCGCCACCGTGGTGGGCGCGCCCTTCCGGCCTCGTGTCTCCCTCACGCGCCTGCTGCCGCCCCCTGTCTCCGCGGGCGACACGCTCACCTACCGCGTGCGCGTGGAGAACACCGGCCGGCGCACCGTGCGCCACATCGCCGTGGAGGAGCGCGACCTGCCCCCCGAGCTCCGCGCCGTGGGCGAGCCTCCCGTCATCGACTCGCTCGCGCCCGGAGAGCGCACCGAGGTCGCCCTGCGCCTGCGCTGCTCCACCCGGGGCGTCTACCAGGTGGGCGCGCTCCAGGCCGCGAGCCTCTTCCCCTCGGCGCTGGTGAAGTGGCCGAGGCGCTCGTCCGTGAAGGACCGGCTGCTCGTGTACCCGCGCTTCACCCCGCTCGAGTCGCTCGAGGTTCCTCACGGGCGCAACTACCAGCCTGGAGGCATCGCGGTGGCCTCGCAGGTGGGCGACTCCACCGAGTTCTTCGGCACCCGCGACTGGCACGAGGGGGACCGCACCCGGGACATCCACTGGCCCTCCTTCGCGCGCACCGGCCGGCTGGTGGTGAAGGAGTTCCAGGAGGAGTTCTTCGTCCGGCTCGCCCTGGTGCTCGACGTGCAGTCGCGCTCGGCGAAGGAGGACGTGCTGCTGGAGCAGGCGCTCTCGCTGGCGGCGGGCATGGCGGACGTGCTCGCGCGGCAGGAGTACATCATCGACCTGTTCGCCGCCGGTCCCCAGGTGTTCCACTTCCAGGCGGGCCGGGCGCTCGCGCACTTCGAGCACATCCTCGAAATCCTCGCCGCGCTCGAGCCGGGGGACCAGTTGGACATGGAGGCCCTGGAGGCGGCGCTGCTGCCCCAGTCCAGCCAGTTGTCCGCCGTCATCTTCGTGGTGATGGACTGGGAGCCCTCGCGCGCGGCGCTGGTGGAGAAGCTCAAGGCGAACGGCGTGGCGGTGCGGGTGCTCTCGGTGCGGCCGGACCGCAAGCCCGTGGGCCTGGCCCCTGACGAGGTGGTGGCGCTGTCATGA
- a CDS encoding helix-turn-helix transcriptional regulator: protein MSRLTDRVEHPLSMSLGAAVLAARLRAALTPSEVARRVGVPREVYGRIERGETFPSVLTLRRLCLALEIPSDELLGLEAAESLDMNRLVSAARGLKASQLRLLHRLAESLLPPQRG, encoded by the coding sequence ATGTCCCGGCTCACCGACCGTGTTGAACATCCGTTGTCGATGTCCCTTGGAGCGGCGGTCCTGGCCGCCCGGCTGCGCGCGGCGCTCACCCCATCCGAGGTGGCGCGCCGGGTGGGGGTGCCGCGCGAGGTGTATGGCCGCATCGAGCGGGGCGAGACGTTCCCCAGCGTCCTCACGCTGCGGCGCCTGTGCCTGGCGCTGGAGATTCCCTCCGACGAGCTGCTGGGGCTGGAGGCCGCCGAGTCCCTGGACATGAACCGCCTGGTGAGCGCCGCGCGCGGGTTGAAGGCGTCGCAGCTGCGGCTGCTGCACCGGCTGGCCGAGTCGCTGCTCCCGCCGCAACGGGGGTGA